One Paenibacillus sp. SYP-B4298 genomic window, AATCCCAACACGGCGCTCCTGGCGATCTGTGTGGTGTCTGGCTGGGTCTATGCCGGGTTCTATATGACGATCTTCTATACCGGCATCTCGCGAATCTCCAAAGAAATCTATGAATCGGCTTATCTGGATGGGGCAAATGAAGGGACGATATTTTTCCGTATCAAGGTGCCGATGATTCGCAGTCTGGTCGATACAGCGATCATGCTCTGCGTCTTGACCGGCTTCCAGTCCTTTGACCTCTTCTATGTCATGACCAATGGCGGTCCGTACAATGCGACAGAGATCGTGCCGACCTACCTCGTCAAGGTGGTGTTCAGCCACATGAGCATTGGCTATGGCTCGGCGCTGGCCGTTATTCTGACCGTCGTCATTGCTGCGATCGGGCTGCTGGCTGGCAAGCTGAAGAGCAGAGGAAGCAACTCGCTCGAATATTAAATTGACTAAGAACTGTCTGGAGGTGCCTTTGTGTCGAGTGCTGCCTTAAAGCTGCAAGAGTCCAATCGGAATTATGAGATCGCTTCCCGCAAGCAGAGGCGAGCCCGTATTGTGTATTATCTCGTGATGATTATGATCTCGCTGGGAACCTTCTATCCGCTGATCTGGCTGCTGCTGTCCTCGTTCCGGGAGAACATCGACATCTTCTCCACGCCCTTTGCTCTGCCGGAGCGCATCAACTTTCAGAACTGGGTGGATGCCTGGCAGATAGGCAATATGAGCACCTACGCGACCAATAGTGTGATCGTGACTTCACTGACGCTGGTGGGCATCCTGCTGTTCGCCAGCATGGCGGCCTTCGCCTTCAGCAAGCTGCGCTTCCGCGGCAGCGGGTTCATGCTGCTGCTGTTTGTCTTCGGGCTGTTCATGCCGCTGCAATCGTTCTTCATTGCCCAGAGCTATATGTTTGAACAGCTTAATCTGAAGGATACGCATCTGGGGCTGATCCTGCCGTATATTGGCGTCGGTCTGCCGCTGGCCATCTTCCTGCTGAAGGCGTATCTGGATTCCATCCCGAAGGAGCTGATCGAGGCTGCCCGGATGGATGGCTGCAATGACTGGATCTTGTTCCAGAAGATCGTGTTCCCGCTGCTGCTGCCTTCGCTTGCGACCGTCGGCATCTTCTCTGCGCTGAACACCTGGAATGAGCTGCTGCTCGCCATGCTCTACATTCAGAATGATGCGTTGAAGACGATTCCTGTCGGCCTGCTGGCCTTCTCCAGCCGCTACATGACCGACTACAAGCTGCTGTTCTCGGCGCTGGCGCTCATTACGCTTCCTATGATCGTGCTGTATATTTTCTTCCATCGGTATATCGTGGCCGGGTTGACAGAGGGCGCGGTCAAATAGAGCGGGGGTCTCCCTCGTTGACGTGCTTGTGTTGGCATAGAGCAGCCGCGTGACGGAGAGCTTCAGCTTAATGAAGCTATAGCTTGAATAGGTATCTGGCACTGCTTACTTACGTGAATCAACGAAAATAACCCGCCCAGGTTAGCGCCATGGGAACGGGTTATATTCTGGAATTAGCTGGAGGTTTACCATCCAAGAGATTGTGCAGGGAGAGCGTTGGTACGCTCTCCTTAGTTCTATTGTAAGCAAGAACATACCGACCGCCACTACTACAGGTTAGCCCAATACCACCTCAACCTGATACGTGCCGCCACTGCCGGATACCGGAATGGTGTTGCCCTCTAGCAGCTTGCCGTCTACCTTGAGGGACGCGACGCCCTTGGACACGCCGCTTGGGTTGGAGATTGTGATGTTGAACGTGTTGCCGCGGAATTCGCGGACGATCGAGAAGCCGCTCCATGCCTTCGGTATGCACGGATCGATCCGCAAGCCGTCGAAGTCGGCCTGAATGCCAAGGATGGACTGCGTGATCGCGATATAGTTCCAGGCCGCCGTTCCCGTCAGCCAGGAATTCTTCGCCTCGCCGTGGCGCACCGCGTCCCGTCCAGCAATCATCTGTGCATAGACGTAGGGCTCCATGCGGTGAATCTCGCTGATGTCCTCCAGGTAGGCCGGAGCGATCTTGCGATACAGCTCGAACGCGCGATCCCCGTTGCCCAGCACCGTCTCGGCGATCATGATCCACGGATTGTTGTGGCAGAATATGCCTGCATTTTCCTTATAGCCTGGCGGGTAGGACGAGATTTCGCCCAGGTTGAGATAGTACTTGGAATACGGAGGCGTCTGCAAAATAATGCCGTAATCCGTCTCCAGATGCTCCTCGACCGACTGCAGCGCCTTGGCGGCAAGCCCCTCTTCGACGCCGATGCCCGCCATGACGCAGAAGCCTTGCGGCTCGATGAAGATTTTGCCTTCCGCGTTCTCCTTGCTGCCGACCTTGTTGCCGTAGTGGTCGTAGGCGCGGAGGAACCAGTCGCCGTCGAAGCCATGCTCTAGCGTCGTCTTTCTCATCGCTTCGATGTGCGCGCGTGCCTCCTCAGCCTCTTCATGAAGTCCGCGACGCTTGCACAGCTCCACATAGTCCGGCCCGACGAACACGAACAGTCCAGCGATGAAGACGGATTCCGCTACACGCCCTTCGATATTTGCCGTCGTCTGGAAGCTTTCGCCTGGCTCCTTGGAGAAGCAGTTCAGGTTAAGGCAGTCGTTCCAGTCGGCGCGTCCGATCAATGGCAGGCCATGCGGCCCCAGGTTATGGATGACATGGAGGAAGGAGCGCTTCAAATGCTCAAACAATGTAGCCGTATTGTCCGGGTTGCTGTCGAATGGCACCTGCTCGTCGAGGATGCTGTAATCACCGCTTTCCTTAATATAGGCGGCTGTGCCGAGAATGAGCCATAGCGGATCGTCGTTAAAGCCGCTGCCGACCTCGTTATTGCCTTTCTTGGTGAGCGGCTGGTATTGGTGGTAGGCGCTGCCATCCTCGAATTGGGTGGAGGCGATGTCGATGATGCGTTCACGGGCGCGCTCCGGAATCTGATGGACGAAGCCGAGCAGATCCTGGTTGGAGTCGCGGAAGCCCATGCCGCGCCCGATGCCCGATTCGAAGTAGGAGGCGGAGCGGGACATGTTGAACGTGACCATGCACTGATACGGATTCCAGATGTTGACCATCCGATTCAGCTTGTCGTCTGGCCCGTTCAGCGTGTACTTGGATAGCAAGCCGTCCCAATAGGAGGCGAGTGCGGCCATCGCTTCATTTACGCCTTCATCGGTGGCGAATTGGTCGATCATCGCTTGGGCTCTGGATTTGTTGATGACGCCTGGCGACTCCCACTTCTCATCCTCCGGGTTCTCCACATAGCCGAGCACGAAGACGAAGGTCTTCTCCTCACCGGGCTGGAGTCTGATGTTGATGCCATGGGAGGCAATCGGCGACCAGCCGCTAGCTACCGAATTGGCGGATCGACCCTCTGCTACAACAGCAGGCGTATCCAGACCATTATAGGCGCCCAGGAAGCTGTCGCGG contains:
- a CDS encoding carbohydrate ABC transporter permease — protein: MSSAALKLQESNRNYEIASRKQRRARIVYYLVMIMISLGTFYPLIWLLLSSFRENIDIFSTPFALPERINFQNWVDAWQIGNMSTYATNSVIVTSLTLVGILLFASMAAFAFSKLRFRGSGFMLLLFVFGLFMPLQSFFIAQSYMFEQLNLKDTHLGLILPYIGVGLPLAIFLLKAYLDSIPKELIEAARMDGCNDWILFQKIVFPLLLPSLATVGIFSALNTWNELLLAMLYIQNDALKTIPVGLLAFSSRYMTDYKLLFSALALITLPMIVLYIFFHRYIVAGLTEGAVK
- a CDS encoding GH36-type glycosyl hydrolase domain-containing protein: MKFGHFDDARKEYVIDTPKTPYPWINYLGSEQFFGLVSNTGGGYCFYRDARLRRLTRYRYNNIPLDNGGRYYYIHDQGDYWTPGWMPVKRELDFYECRHGLGYTSITGERNGLRVKQLQFVPLGFTGEVHQLTVSNLSNAPKEARLFSFIEFCLWNANDDMTNFQRNLSTGEVEIKGSVIYHKTEYRERRDHYAFYSVNTEIDGFDTDRDSFLGAYNGLDTPAVVAEGRSANSVASGWSPIASHGINIRLQPGEEKTFVFVLGYVENPEDEKWESPGVINKSRAQAMIDQFATDEGVNEAMAALASYWDGLLSKYTLNGPDDKLNRMVNIWNPYQCMVTFNMSRSASYFESGIGRGMGFRDSNQDLLGFVHQIPERARERIIDIASTQFEDGSAYHQYQPLTKKGNNEVGSGFNDDPLWLILGTAAYIKESGDYSILDEQVPFDSNPDNTATLFEHLKRSFLHVIHNLGPHGLPLIGRADWNDCLNLNCFSKEPGESFQTTANIEGRVAESVFIAGLFVFVGPDYVELCKRRGLHEEAEEARAHIEAMRKTTLEHGFDGDWFLRAYDHYGNKVGSKENAEGKIFIEPQGFCVMAGIGVEEGLAAKALQSVEEHLETDYGIILQTPPYSKYYLNLGEISSYPPGYKENAGIFCHNNPWIMIAETVLGNGDRAFELYRKIAPAYLEDISEIHRMEPYVYAQMIAGRDAVRHGEAKNSWLTGTAAWNYIAITQSILGIQADFDGLRIDPCIPKAWSGFSIVREFRGNTFNITISNPSGVSKGVASLKVDGKLLEGNTIPVSGSGGTYQVEVVLG